In Myxococcus xanthus, the genomic window GGGACCAGTCGCCGTAGTGGGCCTTCCGGGCCCGGGCGAGCGCGCCGCGCGACACGTCCGTGGCGTGCACGGCCATGTGCTCGTCCCAGCCTTCGCCCAGCAGCAGCGCGGCGATGGAGTAGGGCTCCTCGCCGGACGAACACGCGGCGCTCCACATCCGCGCGGTGTGGTCCGGGCCATGGCGCTCGCGCAGCTCCGGGAGCACGACGCTCCGCAGGTGTTCGAAGTGCTCGGGCGTGCGGAAGAAATACGTCTCCCCGACGGTGAGCTCGATGAGCAGGTCATCCAGCGCGGAGGGCTCTTCCGCGAGCCGCACGCGGTAGGCGTCGAAGTCCTTCAGCCCGGCCCGCTCCATGGCGCGGGCGATGCCTTCCTCGGCGGACGCGGGGCAACTGGGCGGCACCAGCCCGGCGCGCTCTTCCACGAGCGCGAGCACCGCCGCATAACCCGGGTGGCTCCAGGGGCCCCAATTCACGCGGGCTCCGGCTCCTGCGGCGCGGCCAGGGCGGCATCCAGCTCCAGGGCCTCGGCCTCGGACAGGAAGGTGCGCAGGTCATGGACCAGGACGAGCCCGTCCTTCAGCTTCACGGCGCCCGCCACATAGCCCACGCCCGGAAGCTGGCGCGGCGTGGCGTCCCACTCATCCGGTGTGAGGACGCGCAGGCCCTCGGCCCGGTCCACGCGCAGCACGACGCAGCGGTCGCCCGCGGAGGCCACGATGAAGTGATCCATGGGGGACAGCGGGCGGGGCGGGTGGCGGAAGCGCAGGCGCAGGTCCAGCACCGGCAGCAGCTCCCCCCGAAGGTCCAGCAGGCCCTCCACCACGGCGGGCGCGCGAGGGAGCGGCGTCAGGCGCGCAGCGCGTACCAACTCGCGCACGTCGGGTGCGGGCAGTCCGTAGCGCTGGCCGTTCAGGGTGAACAGCAGCACCTCCGTGGGTGCGGGGGTCATGTCCTGGGACATAAGACGTGGGCGTGGCCACTGTCGAACATTGATGTCGGCCCGCGGTCGCGGTGTCCACCAGTCCTCAGTGGAGGCAGGAGGAGGGGCCCATGGTTCGGGGGGAACACGACAGGTGCTCGCTGTGCCCCTGCCTGGACGGAGGCTCCCGCGTGCGGGTGGGGGCTGGGAGAACGGTCGCTCATTCTCCCAGGAGACGAGCGACGGCTTCGCGCCCGCGTCCGTCGACTTGCACTCCCCAGTCCGGGCCGAAAGACGTCGGCCACGGCCGCCCACGGGCGGGTGCCCTGGGCGGCCGTGGCCAGCACGAAGAGGATGCCGCGTAGCGCCGCCCGGTCATCCGTCCAAGGCCGACCGCCCTTGCGATGTGGAAGCCTGCGCGGAAGCAGGGGCGCCATCCGCTCCCATGGCTCATCCGGACATCATGGATGAGCTGCTGGTGTTGTCATGAAACTGAAATGGAGTTCCCGTCATGAGCTCGCAGGGAGCCCAGGCTTCACTTGTAGTCGGCCCACTGTCTGTCATTCGGCGACGTGTTGGTCGAGCGCGTGAACGTCGCGCTCTTCCCCACCGCCTCCGAATAGCCAATGGTCCGGTCCAGCGTGCAGCGAAGCGCGTCGTTGCCGTTCACCATAAGGCCTTGGCAGGTCATCAGGTCGCCGAGCTTCAACGAGCCTCCACTGACACTCCAGGTGCCAGTGCGTTTGAACATGCGGGAGGTAGGAATCTCGGCGCTGTAGCCATTCGAACGCACGGTCCCCGCGCCCTCGGCGTAGTAGAGGATGAAGCTCTTGTCCTGCTTCAGATAGGCGGTCGCGGCGAACAGGTTGATGCCATCCTGCTGGGCGGGGAACGCAGCCGCGCCACCCGGGGCGCCAGCGTATTTCTCATAGGCGAACTGTGCGTAGTACTCGCTCGCGGGCCTGCCATTCACAATCGTCTCCGTGACAGGCCCCTCCTCTCCATTTCCATCTCCATCTCCGTTCGGATTGGACGGCTCCGAGTCACCTCCACAAGCAACGAGAAGCGCCCCGAGGGAGAGTCCAGCAAGCGCGCACGGCCAACGAATGAACGACGTATTCACAGGATGAGTCCTTTGATTCGAGGATTTGCTCTCGCGAGCTGCGGCCCTGAACTCGCGGCCCCAACAGCGCGAAAATGCCGACGAGCACCCGCGAGCGCCGTCAGCCCCCCTGGGACCGCGCATACAGTGAGTTAATTCACGCGATACTCACCACTTGGATGATTTCACACTTTGAGAATCTGGAAGGGGAGGCGACTACCGCACGCGCTCGATGCGGTGTTTTGCGCCCCTTGATGCACTCCTCTCTCAATCGCTGAAGGGCCATCTTCGCGACGCGCTTGGAGACCGCGACGAAGGCGTGGTGGTCGTGGAACTCGATCTTGCCCACGTCCGACGCGGCCAGCCCATCCGCCTCGCCCGGACTGCTCTTGAGGCGGCGCTCCCCTACGTCCGCGCCTTCCGGCTGCCGAAGTACACCTCCGAGACGCTCACCTGGATTGAGAACCTCTGGGACCACCTATTAGACAGCTCATTTGATCGAAATGCCGTGCTTGGTATGAATGGTGAAACACATACATGCTCCAGGGGCTGCATGATTGGCGTCATGAGCTAAGGGGCTGAAGAGCGTCGTCACGCGGTCGGCGCAGCGGAGGGGTTGCGAGAGGCCGTGAGAGCGGCGACTCCCCGGAGGGGTATTCGAAGACAGTCACCATCAACGGGCATCCCGTCGCCATCGCCGGCGCCCGCTTCGGCAGCAAGGGGGACACGGCCAGCAATGGGACGGGCCGTGGCTTCCTCCCCAGCCACCCCCTCCGGATGCGCTACGTTCTCCCGCGTATGGACGAACAACTGGGCATGATGGTGGGAAAGGCGGCGCGTGAGGCGCGTGCGCGCCTGGGGTTGACCCAGGTGGAGGTGGCGGCCTTGGTGGACATGCACCCCATGGTCTACAGCCGAGTGGAGCGCGGAAAGATGGTCCCCAGCGCGGGCATGCTGCGCCGCCTCAGCATGGTCCTCCGCATCTCCACGGATGAATTGCTGGGGCTGGCCCGGCCCGGCAAGGACGAGCGGCGTGAGCTGGAGAAGGAACCGCCGCTGCTGCGCCGGCTGGTGACGCTGGCGCGTGAGCTGGACGATGTGAAGCTGGAGGCGCTCGTCACGATGGCTCGCGCGCTGACCCGATAGGGGGCGTCAGGGCTCGGTCGTCACGGCGGGCGTGGTAGCTCCGAGCTCATGGGCCTCCAGCCCGGAGGAAAAGAACCGCTCGTCTCCAGGCTCCGCCTCATCGCGGTTCTGGCTGGCCTCGGTGATGAGGACGCCGCGTCGGCCGACGCCCGGTGCACCACCGCGCCGTAGGCCTCCGTCGCGACGTTGACTCCGTGGGGTTCCAAGTCGAGAAGCAGGCGGGAGGCCCGCGAGGCTCAGCGGCGGTGTCTGTGGCAGTTGAGCACGTTGCGCGCGTCCCGGATTCCTCCTGTCTGTCATTGAAGGGCTTTGCCGTACTTCCCCGCCAGGCAGGGAGCGTCAAGCCTCGGCACGTGGGCCGCTCAAGGGCAGCGCGACGGTGAACGTGGCGCCCTGGCCCGGGGTGCTGGCCACGCTGATGTGGCCTCCCAGTGCCTCCACGAGCTGGCGGGTGATGAAGAGGCCCAGGCCCAGCCCGCCATAGTGGCGGCTGGAGACGGCGCGTTCGAAGCGGCCGAAGATGCGCTGCGCGTCCTCCGGCGGAAGGCCGATGCCGCGGTCCTCCACCTCCACCATCGCCTGTGTTTCGTCCGAGCGCACGCGCACGTCCACGGGGGCTCCGTGGCCGTATTTGAGCGCGTTGGACAGCAGGTTGGTGAGCACCTGCTCCAGCCGCATCCGGTCCCACTGGCCCGTCACGGGGGCCGGCGAGTCCACCGTCACCTGGACCCCCGCTGTCCTGGCTTCCGTCTCGAAGCGGCGGACGGCCTCGCGCACCAACTCGTCCAGGTCCACGGGCTCCAGGTTCAGCTCCATGCGGCCGCGCGCCAGCCGGGACACGTCGAGCAGGCTGTCCACCAGGGTCGCCAGGCGCGAGGTCTGTCGCTCGCAGGACAGCACCCGCTGCGCGAGCTTCTCCACGTCCAGGGCCTCCTCGCGGCGAAGCTGGCGGTACAGCAACTGGAGCTGCAGCTTGAGATTGGTGAGGGGCGTGCGCAGCTCGTGCGCGGCGATGCTGAGGAAGTCGTCGCGCACCTGGACGGCGTCGCGGGCCTCGCCGGTCAGCCGCTGTTGCTCCGTGTTGGCGGCCTCGGCCGAGGTCCGGGCGCGGACCTGCGAGCGGGTGATGAAGAACAGCAGCAGCGTCACCAGCAGCCCGGCGCCCACGACGGTGCCATGCTGCCCGGTGGTGCTGGCGGCGATGAAGGCCTGGCGCGCGTTGAACCGCAGCGTCCAGGTCTGGCCGGCCACGGGTATCTTCACGTCCTGCTGGAAGACGGGGGCACCCGCCGATGCCGGGAGGCTGGACGCGTAGAGGAGCGCGTCGTCGCGGACCTCCGTCCCGTCGTACACCTCCAGGTCGATGGTCTCCTGGAAGCCGATGAAGCGCAGCTCGCTCATCAGGTCCTCCATGGCGAGGGGGAGGTAGACGAAGCCGCGCAGGTTTTCGGTGGGGGGCCTGGGGGGCGGGGTGTCCTTCGGGCGGGTGTACACGGGGATGAAGAGGACGATGCCCCAGCGGCCCGCGGCATCCTCCCAGCCTTGGATGAGCCGCACCTTGTGGGTGGCGGCCTGGCGCCTCGTGCCCAGTGCGCGCAGCATCGCTGCCCGGCGATTGGGCTCGGTGAGCATGTCGAATCCCAGGCCCTGCTGCGTGCGCGCGTTCAGGGGGTTCAGCATGATGATGGCGGTGTAGGCCGCGCGTGGGCCCGGGGGCCACACGGGATGGCCTGGCTCCTGCCCGCCGCGGACCTTCGCGTCGTACCGGGCTACGTCCTGCGGCCGAAGCCACCGCGCGAAGCCGATGCCCTCCAGCTCCGGGAAGCTGCGGTTCAGCTTCAGGCTCTCCAGGTAGGCGTCGAACTCCTCCTGGCTCACGAAGCGGCTGCCGGTGAACAGTCCATGCACCCCCTGGAGCAGCGACTGGTTCAGCTCCAGGCGCTGCTGGAGGCCCAGCACCCCGTCATGGACCGCGCCGTCGAAGCGGTGCAGGCGGCGCTCGTGGATGCTCTGCTGCACATAGGTCGCCGACACGGCGGTGAGGAGCAGCCCCACCAGGACCACGCAGTAGGCGGCGGCGTTGCGGCGCAGGTGGGAGGAGGAATGCGGTGGCACGGTGGCCAAGGAAGGCTGGAATGGCGCTCGCCCGGGGGCCAGTGCCGGACGGTGCTCTTGTAACGTCCTGGCGGGTTCGCGCGTTCGCCAGGTGAATGAGTGGGTGGGATTCCGTTCACCCAGGTACCGGAGGGCCTTGGCATCCGGTAGGGCATGGCAAGCGAGGGAGGCAGCGTGCGGCACGTCATCGTCGTGGGTGCGGGACCGGGGGGCTTGTCGGCCGCCATCAACCTGGCGGGGCAGGGCTTCCGCGTCACCGTGGTGGAGAAGGACGCGGTGCCCGGGGGGCGGATGAAGGGGCTGACGCTGGGCGCGTCGGGCGAGTACGCGGTGGACACCGGGCCCTCCATCCTCCAACTGCCGGGCGTGCTGGAGCAGATATTCCGGCGCGCGGGCCGGCGGCTGGAGGACTACGTCAAGCTGCTCCCGCTGGATGTCAACACGCGGGTGCACTTCTGGGACGGCACGCACCTGGACACCACCCGGCACCTGGACCGCATGGAGGCGGAGCTGGCGAAGTTCGGCCCGCGGCAGGCGTCCGCGCTGCGCCAATGGATGGAGGATGGGCGGGAGAAGTACGGCATCGCCTACCAGAAGTTCATCTGCACCTCCGCGGACAACCTGGGCTACTACGCGCCGTGGCGGCTGGCGCCCACGCTGCGCTTCAAGCCCTGGCAGACGCTGTACCGGCAACTGGACGGCTTCTTCCACGATGACCGGGTGACGTACGCCCTGGCGTACCCGTCCAAGTACCTGGGCCTGCACCCCACGACGTGCTCGTCGGTGTTCAGCGTGATTCCCTTCCTGGAGCTGGCCTTCGGCGTCTGGCACGTGGAGGGCGGCTTCCGTGAGCTGTCGCGCGGCATGATGCGCTGCGCGCGGGATTTGGGCGCCACCTTCCGCATGGGCACGCCGGTGGAGAAGGTGCGCGTGGACGCGGGCCGCGCGGTGGGCGTGAAGCTCGTGGGCGGCGAGGTGCTGGACGCGGACGCGGTGGTGGTGAACGCGGACCTGGCCTACGCGGCGCGGTCGCTGATTCCGGCGGAGGCGCGGGAAGGCTCGCGACTGACGGACGCGGCGCTGGAGCGCGCGAAGTATTCGTGCAGCACGTTCATGGCGTACTACGGCCTGGACACGGTGTACGCCGACCTGCCGCACCATCTCATCTACCTGTCGGAATCCGCGCGGCGCACGGACCGTGACGCGCTGGAGGACCGGCACGTTGACCTGGAGGACCCGCCCTTCTACGTGTGCAATCCGGGCGTGACGGACCCGTCCGGCGCGCCGGCGGGCCATTCGACGTTGTACGTGCTGGTGCCCACGCCGAACACGGGACGTCCGGTGGACTGGGTGAAGACGGAGCAGGCGCTGCGCGAGCGCATCCCCGCCATGCTGGAGAAGGTGGGGCTGAAGGGCGTGCGCGAGCACATCCGCGAGGAGCGCTACTTCACGGCGGAGACGTGGCGGGACGACTTCAACGTGTTCCGGGGCGCGGTGTTCAACCTGTCGCACACGTGGCTGCAGTTGGGGCCGCTGCGGCCGAAGGTGAAGAACCGGGACATCGAAGGGCTGTACTTCGTGGGCGGCGGCACGCATCCGGGAAGTGGCCTGCTGACCATCATGGAGAGCGCGAACATCGCGGCGGACTACCTGACGCGCGAGGCGGGCAAGGGACCGCTGCCGGGCTGGCCGTATGTGCCGCCGCTGGAGCCGGAGTCGCCCGTTCAAGCTCGCGCGGGGTGAGCGCCGCGCCATCCAGTGGCGCGCTCACCCGGCAGGCGGGGAAGGGGCGCCCGCATCCGCCGGGCGGGGCGGGGGCGAAGCTGGCATAGTTGCGAGGCATGCCCTTCTTCATCCCATTCGCGGTGGGTGGCCTGGTGCTGACGGCACTGGGCCTGGGTGTGAGGAAGGTGCTGACGGAGACGGGCGTCACCACGCCTGGGGATGCCCGGCTGGCCGAGGCGCGTGAGCGGCACCGCGGGGCGGTGGCCGCGCTCCGGGCGGACCGCCTCCAGGTTCGCGATGGCGTGGCCACCCATGGCGCGCTCCAGGCGCGGGTGCACGTGGAGGTGCTGGTGCCCTTCGGCGCGCTGTTGGAGCGGCTGGAGCGCTGGGGGCACGTCCAGGAAGCCGAGCTGCTCGAACCCGAGGCGCTGGAGGCGCTGCGCGCGCTCCTGCGCGAATCCCCGTCCCGCGCGACGCGGCGAAACTGGCCCCTGCTGGGCGCGGGTGCCGAGGTGCCCGCCGCGCTGGAGTCCGTGCTGGCGTGGCTGGACCGGGGCTGGCTGGACGAGGATTCGCCGCCGGTGGTGCTGGATGGGACGCCGCTGTACGCAGTCATCTCGGCCCGCGCCATCCTGGCGGGGAGCGCTCCGGAGGAGGGTGCGCGGGCGCTCGATGAGGCCTCCGCGCTGCTGGCTCGGACGACGGCGTTCCTGGGGGCGCTGCGCGTGCGGCTGACGGCGCTGGAGCAGCGGGTGGCGGGGCTGCATGGACGGGCCTCGGCGCAGCTCGCCTACCTGGACGCGGCCAGCTTCGAGGCGGGCGGCGAGGAGCCCCGGGAGCGGCTGACGCGGCTGGCGGTGCTCGTGGGCCAACTCGCCGTGCTGCTGCGCACGCCCGTGCTGAACTCGGAGGGGCGTCTGACGCCCATGCTCGCCGCGCGTGCGGAGGACGACGCGCCTTCCAACGGTTGATGCAGCGGCACCGTGGCCCGCGCTCGAGCGCGGGCGAGCCGCCGCATCAGACGTAGCGTTCAGCCAACTGCGACACCTGTCCCGTCGCGTGGCTCACGGCCGAGGCTGCCTGCTGCGTGGTGTCCAGGTGCCGCAGCGTGTCCGTCGTCAGCTCATCCAATTCGCGCACCGCGGCGAAGAGCTGGTCCACGCCCGCGTGCTGCTGCGACACGGCCTCCGTAATCTGCCGCACTGCCGCCGCGGACTCCTTGGACAGTCCCGCCAGCTCGCGCAGCCGTTCGCCGCTGTGCCGCAGCGGCTCCAGGGCCTCGGCCACGCCCGCCGCGCCCTGGTCCGACATCGCCGTGGCGTGCTGGGTGGCCGTGGCCATGCTCTCCAGCAAGCCGCGCACC contains:
- a CDS encoding chemotaxis protein CheW yields the protein MTPAPTEVLLFTLNGQRYGLPAPDVRELVRAARLTPLPRAPAVVEGLLDLRGELLPVLDLRLRFRHPPRPLSPMDHFIVASAGDRCVVLRVDRAEGLRVLTPDEWDATPRQLPGVGYVAGAVKLKDGLVLVHDLRTFLSEAEALELDAALAAPQEPEPA
- a CDS encoding DbpA RNA binding domain-containing protein, with translation MVPEVLNPGERLGGVLRQPEGADVGERRLKSSPGEADGLAASDVGKIEFHDHHAFVAVSKRVAKMALQRLREECIKGRKTPHRARAVVASPSRFSKCEIIQVVSIA
- a CDS encoding helix-turn-helix domain-containing protein gives rise to the protein MRYVLPRMDEQLGMMVGKAAREARARLGLTQVEVAALVDMHPMVYSRVERGKMVPSAGMLRRLSMVLRISTDELLGLARPGKDERRELEKEPPLLRRLVTLARELDDVKLEALVTMARALTR
- a CDS encoding CHASE domain-containing protein, coding for MPPHSSSHLRRNAAAYCVVLVGLLLTAVSATYVQQSIHERRLHRFDGAVHDGVLGLQQRLELNQSLLQGVHGLFTGSRFVSQEEFDAYLESLKLNRSFPELEGIGFARWLRPQDVARYDAKVRGGQEPGHPVWPPGPRAAYTAIIMLNPLNARTQQGLGFDMLTEPNRRAAMLRALGTRRQAATHKVRLIQGWEDAAGRWGIVLFIPVYTRPKDTPPPRPPTENLRGFVYLPLAMEDLMSELRFIGFQETIDLEVYDGTEVRDDALLYASSLPASAGAPVFQQDVKIPVAGQTWTLRFNARQAFIAASTTGQHGTVVGAGLLVTLLLFFITRSQVRARTSAEAANTEQQRLTGEARDAVQVRDDFLSIAAHELRTPLTNLKLQLQLLYRQLRREEALDVEKLAQRVLSCERQTSRLATLVDSLLDVSRLARGRMELNLEPVDLDELVREAVRRFETEARTAGVQVTVDSPAPVTGQWDRMRLEQVLTNLLSNALKYGHGAPVDVRVRSDETQAMVEVEDRGIGLPPEDAQRIFGRFERAVSSRHYGGLGLGLFITRQLVEALGGHISVASTPGQGATFTVALPLSGPRAEA
- a CDS encoding phytoene desaturase family protein, encoding MASEGGSVRHVIVVGAGPGGLSAAINLAGQGFRVTVVEKDAVPGGRMKGLTLGASGEYAVDTGPSILQLPGVLEQIFRRAGRRLEDYVKLLPLDVNTRVHFWDGTHLDTTRHLDRMEAELAKFGPRQASALRQWMEDGREKYGIAYQKFICTSADNLGYYAPWRLAPTLRFKPWQTLYRQLDGFFHDDRVTYALAYPSKYLGLHPTTCSSVFSVIPFLELAFGVWHVEGGFRELSRGMMRCARDLGATFRMGTPVEKVRVDAGRAVGVKLVGGEVLDADAVVVNADLAYAARSLIPAEAREGSRLTDAALERAKYSCSTFMAYYGLDTVYADLPHHLIYLSESARRTDRDALEDRHVDLEDPPFYVCNPGVTDPSGAPAGHSTLYVLVPTPNTGRPVDWVKTEQALRERIPAMLEKVGLKGVREHIREERYFTAETWRDDFNVFRGAVFNLSHTWLQLGPLRPKVKNRDIEGLYFVGGGTHPGSGLLTIMESANIAADYLTREAGKGPLPGWPYVPPLEPESPVQARAG